A window from bacterium encodes these proteins:
- a CDS encoding MotA/TolQ/ExbB proton channel family protein, with amino-acid sequence GQEIFKSLGSFAPAMGMAGTLIGLIQMLQKLSDPSQIGGGMATAMITTFYGVLMANLLFLPMAGKLKVRTKQELLVKQLVIEAITSIQAGDNPRLLRDKLVTFIAPKHRIIEEGNG; translated from the coding sequence GGACAGGAGATATTTAAATCTCTCGGTTCTTTTGCTCCTGCAATGGGGATGGCTGGAACTCTTATAGGTTTAATTCAGATGCTGCAGAAGTTAAGCGATCCCTCCCAAATAGGAGGTGGTATGGCTACTGCAATGATCACTACGTTTTACGGTGTATTAATGGCGAATCTTTTATTTTTACCTATGGCAGGCAAACTTAAGGTAAGAACAAAGCAGGAGCTTCTTGTAAAGCAGCTTGTGATTGAAGCAATAACATCTATTCAGGCGGGAGATAATCCAAGACTGCTTCGCGATAAATTGGTGACATTTATTGCTCCGAAGCATAGAATAATTGAAGAAGGTAACGGTTAA